One part of the Oceanihabitans sp. IOP_32 genome encodes these proteins:
- a CDS encoding amidophosphoribosyltransferase: MSDALKHECGIAVIRLLKPLEYYKEKYGSAFYGVNKMYLMMEKQHNRGQDGAGFASIKLDTKPGERYISRVRSIAQQPIQDIFSQINQRINKEFVAHPEYVDDVAAQKKNIPYIGEVLLGHVRYGTFGKNSVESVHPFLRQNNWMHRNLIMAGNFNMTNVKELFSSLIDLGQHPKEYTDTITIMEKIGHFLDDAVSKIYKDLKKEGFSKKEASPLIEKRLNIAKILRRAAKNWDGGYAMAGLVGHGDAFVLRDPAGIRPTYYYKDDEVVVVASERPVIQTVFNVNFEDVKELKPGHALITKKSGKVSIKKILEPLEKKSCSFERIYFSRGSDAQIYQERKMLGKLLMPKVLKAIDCDTKNTVFSYIPNTAESSFFGMIETVEDYLNEKKTEAILNGGGKMSAEKVTRILEERPRIEKIAIKDVKLRTFITEDSSRDDLVAHVYDVTYGVIKPTDNLVIIDDSIVRGTTLEKSILKMLDRLHPKKIIVVSSAPQIRYPDCYGIDMANLETLIAFKSALALLKDRGMYHIVEEVYNKCLSQTALDDKDVKNFVKEIYDPFTDEEISDKASELLSDSTLKAEVKIIFQSVENLHKACPEHIGDWYFTGNYPTAGGNRVVNRAFINFYEGNKERAY, translated from the coding sequence ATGAGTGATGCATTAAAGCACGAATGTGGAATAGCAGTAATTAGACTTTTAAAACCACTAGAATATTATAAAGAAAAATATGGAAGTGCATTTTATGGAGTGAATAAAATGTATTTAATGATGGAAAAGCAGCATAACCGCGGTCAAGATGGCGCTGGTTTTGCAAGCATTAAGCTAGATACGAAGCCTGGCGAACGCTATATAAGCCGTGTGCGCTCTATAGCCCAACAACCCATTCAAGATATTTTTTCACAAATTAACCAACGTATTAATAAAGAGTTTGTTGCGCATCCGGAGTATGTTGATGATGTGGCTGCGCAAAAAAAGAATATACCATATATTGGCGAAGTGCTTTTAGGGCACGTCCGTTATGGTACATTTGGAAAAAATAGTGTGGAAAGTGTACATCCCTTTTTAAGGCAAAACAATTGGATGCACAGAAACTTAATAATGGCTGGTAACTTTAATATGACAAACGTTAAAGAGTTATTTAGCAGTTTGATAGATTTAGGGCAACACCCTAAAGAATATACCGATACTATTACCATTATGGAGAAAATCGGGCATTTTTTAGATGATGCTGTTAGTAAAATTTACAAAGATTTAAAGAAAGAGGGTTTTTCCAAAAAAGAAGCCTCGCCACTAATTGAAAAGCGACTTAATATCGCCAAAATATTACGACGTGCTGCCAAAAATTGGGATGGTGGTTATGCCATGGCTGGTCTTGTTGGGCATGGCGATGCTTTTGTTTTAAGGGATCCAGCAGGGATTCGTCCTACGTATTACTACAAAGACGACGAAGTGGTGGTTGTAGCTTCAGAGCGACCAGTAATACAGACCGTTTTTAATGTGAATTTTGAAGATGTTAAGGAATTAAAACCTGGACATGCTTTAATTACCAAAAAATCTGGTAAGGTTAGTATAAAAAAAATATTGGAACCTTTAGAGAAAAAGTCCTGCTCTTTCGAACGTATTTATTTCTCTCGTGGAAGTGATGCTCAAATATATCAAGAACGTAAAATGTTAGGTAAATTATTAATGCCTAAAGTTCTTAAGGCTATTGATTGTGATACAAAAAACACGGTCTTTTCGTACATTCCAAATACTGCCGAATCGTCGTTTTTCGGGATGATAGAAACTGTTGAAGACTATTTAAACGAAAAGAAAACAGAAGCTATTTTAAATGGAGGTGGAAAAATGTCTGCCGAGAAAGTTACCAGAATTTTAGAAGAACGACCACGAATAGAGAAAATTGCCATTAAAGATGTAAAATTACGAACTTTTATTACAGAAGATAGTAGTAGAGACGATTTGGTAGCTCATGTTTACGATGTAACCTATGGTGTTATAAAGCCCACCGATAATTTGGTAATTATAGACGATAGTATTGTGCGCGGTACAACACTTGAAAAGAGTATTCTTAAAATGCTAGATCGACTGCATCCTAAAAAAATAATTGTAGTGTCCTCGGCGCCTCAAATTCGCTACCCAGATTGTTATGGCATTGATATGGCAAATCTTGAAACTTTAATAGCCTTTAAATCGGCATTAGCACTATTAAAGGATAGAGGTATGTATCATATAGTAGAAGAGGTTTATAACAAATGTTTAAGTCAAACCGCGTTAGACGATAAAGATGTAAAGAATTTTGTTAAAGAAATATACGATCCTTTTACAGATGAAGAGATTTCAGATAAAGCTTCAGAGTTGTTAAGTGATAGTACCTTAAAGGCCGAAGTAAAAATTATTTTTCAATCTGTTGAAAATTTACACAAAGCCTGTCCAGAACACATTGGCGACTGGTATTTTACTGGGAATTACCCAACAGCTGGAGGAAATAGAGTAGTAAATAGAGCTTTTATAAACTTTTACGAGGGTAATAAAGAACGTGCGTATTAA
- a CDS encoding UvrD-helicase domain-containing protein, whose protein sequence is MQTKHPFTIYNASAGSGKTYTLVKAYLKILFNSDNPYLFKNILAITFTNKAVAEMKDRIIEMLKAFSDKSVLESEDNSMFYDICEDINMAPEVLFEKSGKLLNTILHNYAAFDISTIDGFTHKLIRTFAYDLKIPLNFEVELDQDSLLNQAVDRLIAKAGTDTALTRVLVDFAIEKADDDKSWDVALDFNKIAKLLVNENDKPFIESLKGKSLKDFSTLKSLLQKEITLVENTLTEGAEGVLTLIEEAGLAPNDFSRGSLPKHFKNLAIKNYGIKFDLVWQIDLLEGNGLYPKRVSEEVAAIIDSIQPQLAKAFSTTKNAVFHIKFLKAFYKNVTPLSVLNAINMELNALKAEQNKMLISEFNSIISKEIKDQPTPFIYERIGEKFNHYFIDEFQDTSKMQWENLIPLIENALASQNGSAMIVGDAKQAIYRWRGGKAEQFIDLFDQKTQPFHCKQEVKTLEENYRSYKDIVDFNNGFFKFVSHQVFTAEAYKTLYENAHQNSTKTETGYVSLNFLEIEKDEDRDEVFSQYTLEAIRQCLENGFDLADICILVRKKKDEKALAKFLGTQKDIKIISADGLLLKNAPEVNFINNVLALLVQPNNNETKMAVLEHLTTLFNIENKHEFFTNHIQLAVPELFKSFEVFNIYLSSAALLQLPLYDLAETVVRSFNLVEKSNAYIQFYLDVVLDFSQKKGSDVSGFLEYFDKKQENLSVVSPQGQNAVQIMTIHKSKGLEFPVVIFPYADLNIYEDIEPKEWFATNQEKYNGFSYALLNYNKDFEFYGDEGLRIFKTHTAEQELDSINLLYVTLTRAIEQLHVITTKDISSKGEVNTKRYSGLFIEYLKRINIWKDSELTYSFGNAKRTFKKATIKDKTQIQQQFISTAKEIHHIKVVTKSGLLWDTSQQDAIEKGNLIHDIMSKIEISDDVDAAVNEFLVASSINKEQAEMLQESIHRIVNHPQLKNYYSPIGAVYNERDIITSNGDILRPDRVVVTPKNEAVIIDYKTGFEDYKHHEQLQAYQTVLEAMHLKVIKKFIVYINDDIEVKDI, encoded by the coding sequence ATGCAGACTAAACATCCTTTTACTATCTATAATGCTTCTGCCGGAAGTGGAAAAACCTACACTCTAGTAAAGGCCTATTTAAAAATCCTTTTTAATTCGGATAATCCCTATCTTTTTAAAAACATTTTGGCCATCACATTTACTAATAAAGCGGTTGCCGAAATGAAAGATCGTATTATTGAAATGTTAAAAGCCTTTTCAGATAAAAGTGTTTTAGAGTCTGAAGACAACAGTATGTTTTATGACATTTGTGAAGACATCAACATGGCACCTGAAGTGCTTTTTGAGAAGTCAGGAAAACTGTTAAACACCATTTTGCACAATTATGCCGCTTTTGATATTAGCACGATTGATGGTTTTACACATAAACTGATACGCACTTTTGCCTACGATTTGAAAATACCCTTAAATTTCGAAGTCGAATTAGACCAGGATTCCCTTTTAAATCAAGCCGTAGACCGTTTAATTGCTAAAGCGGGAACAGACACAGCCTTAACGCGAGTTTTAGTCGATTTTGCGATTGAAAAGGCAGACGATGATAAAAGCTGGGATGTCGCTCTCGATTTTAATAAAATTGCAAAATTATTGGTTAACGAGAACGATAAGCCGTTTATTGAAAGCTTAAAGGGTAAAAGTTTAAAAGATTTTAGTACACTTAAATCACTGTTACAGAAAGAAATCACTCTGGTTGAAAATACATTAACCGAAGGTGCAGAAGGCGTTTTAACCTTAATCGAAGAGGCGGGCTTAGCGCCAAACGATTTCTCCAGAGGCTCGCTACCAAAGCATTTTAAAAATCTGGCTATTAAAAATTACGGAATTAAGTTTGACTTGGTTTGGCAAATCGATCTTTTAGAGGGTAATGGGCTTTACCCGAAACGTGTTAGTGAAGAGGTTGCAGCTATTATTGATAGTATTCAGCCACAGCTCGCCAAGGCTTTTTCTACCACAAAAAACGCTGTTTTTCATATTAAATTTTTAAAAGCGTTTTATAAAAATGTTACCCCACTTTCTGTTTTAAATGCCATAAATATGGAATTAAACGCCTTAAAAGCAGAACAGAATAAAATGCTAATTTCAGAGTTTAATTCTATAATTAGCAAAGAGATAAAAGACCAGCCTACGCCGTTTATATACGAACGCATCGGAGAAAAATTTAATCATTATTTTATTGATGAGTTTCAAGACACCTCAAAAATGCAATGGGAGAATTTAATTCCGCTTATAGAAAATGCGCTCGCTTCCCAAAATGGCAGCGCCATGATTGTTGGCGATGCTAAACAAGCTATTTACCGCTGGCGTGGTGGCAAAGCAGAACAGTTTATAGATTTGTTTGATCAAAAAACACAACCGTTTCATTGTAAACAAGAGGTTAAAACGCTAGAGGAGAATTATAGGAGTTATAAGGATATTGTAGATTTTAATAATGGCTTTTTTAAGTTCGTATCACATCAAGTTTTTACCGCCGAAGCTTATAAAACGCTTTACGAAAACGCGCACCAAAACAGCACGAAAACAGAAACTGGCTATGTGTCGTTAAACTTTTTAGAAATTGAAAAAGATGAAGATAGGGATGAGGTATTTTCGCAATACACTCTAGAAGCCATTAGACAGTGTTTAGAAAACGGTTTCGATCTGGCAGACATTTGTATTTTAGTGCGTAAGAAAAAAGACGAAAAAGCTTTAGCTAAATTTCTAGGTACTCAAAAAGATATCAAAATAATTTCTGCTGATGGTTTATTGTTAAAAAACGCGCCCGAAGTTAATTTTATAAATAATGTTTTAGCACTTTTAGTTCAGCCAAACAACAACGAAACAAAAATGGCGGTTTTAGAACATCTAACAACGCTGTTTAATATTGAAAATAAACACGAGTTTTTTACAAATCACATTCAATTAGCAGTGCCAGAACTTTTTAAAAGCTTCGAAGTTTTTAATATCTATTTAAGTAGTGCAGCCCTATTACAGCTGCCACTTTACGACTTAGCAGAAACTGTAGTGAGAAGTTTTAACTTAGTCGAAAAATCTAATGCTTATATTCAATTTTATTTAGATGTCGTTTTAGATTTTTCTCAGAAAAAAGGCTCTGATGTTTCCGGGTTTTTAGAGTATTTCGATAAGAAACAGGAAAATTTAAGTGTCGTTTCGCCACAAGGTCAAAACGCCGTCCAGATTATGACCATCCACAAATCTAAAGGCTTGGAATTTCCTGTGGTTATTTTTCCTTATGCCGATTTAAATATTTACGAAGATATTGAACCTAAAGAGTGGTTTGCAACCAATCAAGAAAAATATAATGGCTTTTCTTATGCACTTTTAAATTACAATAAAGATTTTGAGTTTTATGGAGACGAAGGCTTGCGTATTTTTAAAACCCACACCGCAGAACAAGAGTTAGATAGCATTAATTTACTTTATGTAACTTTAACAAGAGCTATAGAGCAATTGCATGTAATTACTACGAAAGACATCTCTTCAAAAGGCGAAGTTAATACAAAAAGATATTCTGGATTATTTATTGAATATTTAAAGCGTATTAACATCTGGAAAGATTCAGAATTAACGTATAGTTTTGGCAATGCAAAAAGAACGTTTAAAAAAGCAACTATAAAAGACAAGACTCAAATACAGCAACAATTTATATCCACAGCAAAAGAAATACATCATATAAAAGTGGTTACAAAATCGGGTTTACTCTGGGATACCAGTCAACAAGACGCCATCGAGAAAGGAAATCTTATACATGATATCATGTCTAAAATTGAGATAAGCGACGATGTCGATGCAGCAGTGAACGAGTTTTTAGTGGCATCTTCTATAAATAAAGAACAGGCCGAAATGTTACAAGAAAGTATACATAGAATTGTTAATCATCCACAATTAAAAAACTATTACAGTCCAATAGGTGCGGTGTATAACGAACGCGATATCATCACAAGTAATGGTGATATTTTACGTCCAGATCGCGTGGTTGTCACGCCTAAAAATGAAGCCGTAATTATAGATTATAAAACGGGGTTCGAAGATTATAAGCATCACGAACAATTGCAAGCTTACCAAACGGTATTAGAAGCTATGCACTTAAAAGTGATAAAAAAGTTTATCGTATATATTAATGATGATATTGAAGTAAAAGACATTTAA
- a CDS encoding PD-(D/E)XK nuclease family protein codes for MSTFIFDVLKDLQKKNKPFSEITFILPSKRAGLFLKNQLYKVSQQTIFAPQIISIEEFVQDIAQLTPISNTELLFEFYNSYLSMTDKENVESFESFSKWAQILLQDFNEIDRYLIPQEKIFNYLGEIQEVNHWYLEKEKTDFVKNYLKFWSKLHEYYNHFSKRLKAKNLGYQGLIYREAVVNLESYAQSNRENNYVFLGFNALNTAEETIIQYLLEHNTADIYWDIDTHFFNDLKHDAAWFLRQHKTNWNYFDTNPFNWITNHYAEDKSISIFGVPKNIGQSKHIGTLLKQLSEEDKSLKSTAVVLGDENLLIPVLNSLPSNIDALNITMGFPLKSIPLASLFESLFNLHKNPSKSFYYKEVINIISHPFIRPLFYGDATDYASVIIETIQTNNIIYLNEVRLKEIANKCHHIIDVLFTDWDVSIDKVLDNCGQLIVIIKNDLSKNKASNVLSLEYLFRFNSLFNELIRLNSAYNHIKDVSTLFTVYKELLSSETLDFQGEPLQGLQVMGMLESRVLDFETVIISSVNEGILPSGKSNNSFIPFDVKVENNLPTYKEKDAVYTYHFYRLLQRAKRVYILYNTEADVLTGGEKSRFITQLLLRNKHDINHCLITPQVPVIPPTLKAIDKTPELLNEIAAVANKGFSPSSLTNYIRNPIVFYYQKILKIKEHDEAEETVAANTLGTVVHNTLEDFYRPFIGTFLTVEKLQNLKSKISERVGYHFSNEYKEGDITSGKNLIIFEIAKRFVTNFLNLELEELRAGNDIKILSIETENSIVLDIPELNFPVKLTGKVDRVDEYNGVTRIIDYKTGQVTQANVEVVDWDAITTDYKKYSKSFQVLSYALLMQQSGEIKGAVEAGIFSFKNLSSGFLKFAKKEKSGNSAKKEVLITEETLKMFSEQLKKLIVEICDIETPFIEKEV; via the coding sequence ATGTCTACTTTTATTTTCGATGTTTTAAAAGATCTTCAAAAGAAAAATAAACCATTCTCCGAAATCACCTTTATATTACCCAGCAAAAGAGCTGGTTTGTTCTTAAAAAATCAACTTTATAAAGTCAGTCAGCAAACAATTTTTGCGCCTCAAATTATTAGTATAGAAGAGTTTGTTCAAGACATTGCTCAGCTTACACCAATTTCGAATACCGAGCTTTTATTTGAGTTTTATAACAGCTATTTAAGCATGACCGATAAAGAAAACGTCGAGTCTTTCGAATCGTTTTCCAAATGGGCGCAAATACTATTACAAGATTTTAATGAGATAGATCGATACCTTATTCCTCAAGAAAAAATTTTTAATTATCTGGGTGAAATTCAAGAGGTAAATCATTGGTATTTAGAAAAAGAGAAAACAGATTTTGTTAAAAACTATTTGAAATTTTGGTCTAAACTCCATGAGTACTACAACCATTTCTCTAAGCGGCTTAAAGCTAAAAACCTGGGTTATCAAGGTTTAATATACCGGGAGGCCGTTGTTAATTTGGAGTCTTATGCCCAGAGTAACAGAGAAAATAACTACGTGTTTTTGGGTTTTAATGCCCTTAATACCGCTGAAGAAACCATAATACAGTACTTACTTGAACATAACACGGCAGATATTTATTGGGATATCGACACCCATTTTTTTAACGATTTAAAACACGACGCAGCTTGGTTTCTTAGACAACACAAGACCAACTGGAATTATTTCGATACCAATCCTTTTAATTGGATTACCAATCACTATGCTGAAGATAAAAGCATTTCCATTTTTGGGGTTCCAAAAAATATCGGGCAATCAAAACATATTGGTACACTTTTAAAGCAATTAAGTGAAGAAGATAAGTCTTTAAAAAGTACAGCTGTTGTTTTAGGCGATGAGAACCTGCTTATACCAGTGTTAAATTCGCTGCCTTCAAACATCGACGCACTTAATATTACAATGGGTTTTCCACTAAAATCTATTCCCTTGGCATCGCTTTTTGAAAGCTTATTTAATCTGCATAAAAACCCCTCAAAATCTTTTTATTATAAAGAGGTAATAAATATCATTTCGCACCCTTTTATACGACCATTATTTTATGGTGATGCTACAGATTATGCATCTGTAATAATCGAAACCATCCAAACTAATAATATTATATACTTAAATGAGGTTAGATTAAAAGAAATCGCTAATAAATGTCATCATATTATAGATGTACTTTTTACAGATTGGGATGTTTCGATAGATAAAGTTTTAGATAATTGTGGGCAATTAATTGTAATAATCAAAAACGATCTGAGTAAAAATAAGGCTTCAAATGTTTTATCTTTAGAGTATTTATTTCGTTTTAACAGCTTATTTAATGAGTTAATTCGTTTAAACAGTGCGTATAATCATATTAAAGATGTTTCAACTTTATTTACTGTTTACAAAGAGCTTTTAAGTAGTGAAACTCTCGATTTTCAAGGCGAGCCCTTACAAGGCTTGCAAGTTATGGGGATGTTGGAGTCTCGTGTTTTGGATTTTGAAACCGTAATTATTTCGTCTGTAAACGAAGGTATCTTGCCGTCTGGAAAAAGTAACAATTCTTTTATTCCTTTTGATGTGAAAGTGGAGAATAACTTACCAACGTATAAAGAGAAAGATGCCGTTTATACCTATCATTTTTACAGGCTGTTGCAACGCGCAAAACGCGTTTATATTTTATATAATACAGAAGCCGATGTTTTAACTGGTGGCGAAAAAAGTAGATTTATAACACAATTACTTTTAAGGAATAAGCACGATATAAACCATTGTTTAATAACACCTCAAGTGCCTGTAATACCACCTACTTTAAAAGCAATAGACAAAACACCTGAGCTTTTAAATGAAATTGCTGCGGTGGCAAATAAAGGGTTTTCACCGTCCTCACTTACCAATTACATTAGAAATCCTATAGTTTTTTATTATCAGAAAATTTTAAAAATTAAGGAGCATGATGAGGCTGAAGAAACCGTAGCAGCCAATACCTTGGGTACCGTTGTGCATAATACACTAGAAGATTTTTATAGACCCTTTATCGGTACATTTTTAACGGTGGAAAAGCTTCAAAATTTGAAATCAAAAATTAGTGAAAGAGTGGGGTACCACTTTTCTAATGAATATAAAGAGGGTGATATAACCAGTGGTAAAAACCTTATAATTTTTGAAATAGCAAAGCGTTTTGTCACCAATTTTTTAAATTTAGAACTAGAAGAACTACGTGCAGGTAACGACATAAAAATTTTATCTATTGAGACAGAAAACAGCATTGTATTGGATATACCTGAATTAAATTTTCCTGTTAAATTAACTGGAAAAGTAGACAGAGTTGATGAATACAATGGGGTAACGAGAATTATTGATTACAAAACGGGTCAGGTTACCCAAGCCAATGTAGAAGTAGTAGATTGGGATGCTATTACCACAGACTACAAGAAATACAGTAAAAGTTTTCAGGTACTTAGTTATGCTCTATTGATGCAGCAATCTGGAGAAATAAAAGGGGCTGTGGAGGCTGGAATTTTTTCGTTCAAAAATTTAAGTAGTGGTTTTTTAAAATTCGCTAAAAAAGAAAAGTCTGGTAATTCTGCTAAAAAAGAGGTGTTAATAACTGAAGAGACTTTAAAAATGTTCAGTGAGCAACTTAAGAAGCTCATTGTTGAAATTTGTGATATCGAAACGCCTTTCATTGAAAAAGAAGTGTAA
- a CDS encoding OmpA family protein, with protein MKNLSRLLFAMLLVLGFSNVNAQDENNPWQITIGVNAVDAYPNGDGGLFSETIFDEYFNAEDHWNILPSLSTITVSRYLGDGFSLGVTGSLNKIDKWGDSSKGPDVTNTVDDLSYYGLDGTVKYSFRDILNTKTLDPYLGAGGGYTWIDEIGAGTLNGTLGLNVWFNDNIALTLQTGYKHAFEDYLDSHFQHSAGISIKFGGKDTDGDGIYDKDDECPDVPGLAEFNGCPDTDGDGIPDHLDDCPDVAGLAEFNGCPDTDGDGIPDHLDECPTVFGLKALNGCPDADGDGVPDHLDKCPNEAGPAANNGCPWPDRDGDGVPDKDDNCPDVKGTVANNGCPEVSEAVQKTLNEYAKTILFDTGKSSIKAESAQVLNDITAILKEYTNAKFTVEGHTDSTGSAKLNQTLSEARALSVKEYLVNNGIDEFRLSALGYGKDRPIDTNKTRKGRANNRRVEINLVK; from the coding sequence ATGAAAAATCTTAGCAGATTATTGTTCGCTATGTTGCTAGTACTCGGTTTTAGCAACGTAAACGCACAAGACGAAAACAATCCATGGCAAATTACCATTGGAGTTAACGCTGTAGATGCCTATCCAAACGGTGATGGTGGTTTATTTAGCGAAACTATTTTTGACGAATATTTTAACGCTGAAGATCACTGGAACATTCTACCTTCGTTATCTACCATTACAGTATCTAGATATTTAGGAGATGGTTTCTCTCTTGGTGTTACAGGATCTCTTAACAAAATCGATAAGTGGGGAGATAGTAGTAAAGGCCCAGATGTAACTAATACGGTAGACGATTTGTCTTACTATGGTTTAGATGGTACAGTTAAATACAGCTTTAGAGATATACTTAACACCAAAACTTTAGATCCGTACTTAGGTGCAGGTGGTGGTTACACTTGGATTGATGAAATTGGTGCTGGTACTTTAAATGGTACTTTAGGTTTAAATGTTTGGTTTAACGATAACATTGCCTTAACCCTTCAAACAGGTTACAAGCACGCTTTCGAAGATTACTTAGATTCTCACTTCCAACATTCGGCTGGTATTTCTATCAAATTTGGTGGAAAAGATACAGATGGCGATGGCATCTATGATAAAGATGATGAGTGTCCAGACGTTCCTGGTTTAGCTGAGTTTAACGGTTGTCCAGACACCGATGGTGATGGTATTCCAGATCACTTAGATGATTGTCCAGATGTTGCTGGTTTAGCTGAGTTTAACGGTTGTCCTGATACCGATGGAGATGGTATTCCAGATCATTTAGATGAGTGTCCTACAGTGTTTGGTTTAAAAGCCTTAAACGGTTGTCCTGATGCTGATGGTGACGGTGTTCCAGATCATTTAGATAAATGTCCTAACGAAGCAGGTCCTGCAGCTAACAACGGTTGCCCATGGCCAGATAGAGATGGTGATGGTGTTCCAGATAAGGATGATAACTGTCCAGATGTAAAAGGTACTGTTGCTAACAACGGATGTCCAGAAGTATCTGAGGCTGTTCAAAAAACACTTAACGAGTACGCTAAAACGATTTTATTTGATACCGGTAAATCTTCAATCAAGGCCGAGTCGGCTCAGGTTTTAAACGATATTACTGCAATCTTAAAAGAGTATACTAATGCTAAGTTTACCGTTGAAGGACATACAGATAGTACGGGTAGTGCAAAATTAAATCAAACATTATCAGAAGCTAGAGCTCTTTCTGTGAAAGAATACCTAGTAAATAATGGTATTGATGAATTTAGATTATCTGCGCTTGGATATGGAAAAGATAGACCTATCGACACTAACAAAACTAGAAAAGGTAGAGCTAATAACAGACGTGTTGAAATTAACTTAGTAAAGTAA
- the kbl gene encoding glycine C-acetyltransferase, with product MKSDLIAHLKREIEDIKDQGLYKEERIITSAQGTEITLNTGETVLNFCANNYLGLSSHPDVIQAAKDVMDTHGFGMSSVRFICGTQDIHKTLEKKIADFYQTEDTILYAAAFDANGGVFEPLLTKEDAIISDSLNHASIIDGVRLCKAARYRYQNNDMQDLENQLIEGNKNGARFKLIVTDGVFSMDGLVAPLDKICDLADKYDALVMIDECHATGFIGKTGRGTLEEKNVMNRIDIITGTLGKALGGAMGGYTTGKKEIIQMLRQRSRPYLFSNSLAPALVGGAIKVFEMLENNTELRDQLEWNTKYFKKGIKAAGFDIIDGESAIVPVMLYDAKLSQNMANMLLKKGIYVIGFFFPVVPKGQARIRVQLSAAHTKSQLDQAITAFTEVGKELKII from the coding sequence ATGAAAAGTGATTTAATAGCACATTTAAAAAGAGAAATTGAGGACATTAAAGACCAAGGGCTTTATAAGGAGGAGCGCATTATAACTTCAGCTCAAGGTACAGAGATCACCTTAAATACTGGGGAAACCGTTTTAAATTTTTGCGCTAATAATTATTTGGGTTTATCGTCGCATCCCGATGTTATTCAAGCGGCAAAAGATGTTATGGATACTCACGGTTTTGGTATGTCTTCGGTACGTTTTATTTGCGGAACCCAAGACATTCATAAAACTTTAGAGAAAAAAATTGCAGATTTTTACCAAACCGAAGATACCATTTTATACGCAGCAGCTTTTGATGCTAATGGTGGTGTTTTTGAGCCTTTGTTAACTAAAGAAGACGCTATTATTTCAGACTCATTAAATCATGCCTCAATTATAGATGGTGTACGGTTGTGCAAAGCAGCCCGTTATCGATACCAAAATAATGACATGCAAGATTTAGAAAATCAACTTATCGAAGGCAATAAGAATGGTGCACGTTTTAAGTTAATAGTTACAGATGGTGTGTTTTCAATGGATGGCTTAGTGGCGCCACTTGACAAGATATGCGATTTAGCCGATAAGTACGATGCTTTAGTTATGATAGATGAGTGCCACGCCACAGGATTTATAGGCAAGACAGGACGGGGTACTCTTGAAGAAAAAAACGTCATGAATCGTATAGATATTATTACAGGTACTTTAGGAAAAGCCTTAGGAGGCGCTATGGGTGGGTATACCACAGGTAAAAAAGAAATCATTCAAATGCTACGCCAGCGATCAAGACCTTATCTGTTTTCAAATTCCTTAGCGCCTGCCCTTGTTGGCGGAGCTATTAAAGTTTTTGAAATGCTTGAAAACAATACTGAACTTAGAGACCAACTGGAATGGAATACCAAGTATTTTAAAAAAGGAATAAAGGCAGCTGGTTTTGATATTATTGATGGAGAATCGGCCATAGTACCGGTAATGCTTTATGATGCCAAATTGTCGCAGAACATGGCAAATATGTTATTAAAAAAAGGTATTTATGTTATAGGATTCTTTTTTCCAGTGGTTCCAAAAGGGCAGGCTAGAATTCGAGTTCAGTTATCTGCAGCTCATACAAAAAGTCAGCTAGATCAGGCTATTACTGCCTTTACTGAGGTAGGAAAAGAATTAAAAATCATATAA
- a CDS encoding superoxide dismutase yields MAFELPKLQYAYDALEPHIDARTMEIHHTKHHQGYTNNLNNAIKGTDLEGKSIEDILTNLDMDNTAVRNNGGGYYNHNLFWTVMNPEDRGYLSGELKDAIEAAYGSKDEFITAFSKAAATRFGSGWAWLCVHKDGTVKICSTPNQDNPLMPGVGCGGVPILGLDVWEHAYYLNYQNRRPDYINAFFNVINWNEVERRYAEAK; encoded by the coding sequence ATGGCTTTCGAATTACCGAAATTACAATATGCTTACGATGCTTTAGAGCCTCATATCGATGCTCGTACTATGGAAATACACCATACCAAGCACCATCAAGGTTATACAAACAACTTAAATAATGCTATTAAAGGCACAGATTTAGAAGGGAAATCTATTGAAGATATTCTAACAAATTTGGACATGGATAATACAGCCGTAAGAAACAATGGTGGTGGATATTACAATCACAATTTGTTTTGGACCGTTATGAACCCAGAAGATAGAGGGTATTTGTCTGGAGAGTTAAAAGATGCTATAGAAGCGGCTTACGGCTCTAAAGACGAGTTTATTACTGCATTTAGTAAAGCTGCGGCCACACGCTTTGGCTCTGGTTGGGCTTGGCTGTGTGTGCATAAAGATGGAACGGTTAAAATTTGTTCGACACCAAATCAAGACAACCCATTAATGCCAGGAGTAGGTTGTGGCGGTGTACCCATTTTAGGTTTAGATGTTTGGGAGCACGCTTATTACCTGAATTACCAAAACCGTCGTCCAGATTATATTAATGCCTTTTTTAACGTAATTAACTGGAATGAGGTAGAAAGACGTTACGCCGAAGCGAAATAA